A part of Deinococcus sedimenti genomic DNA contains:
- a CDS encoding WD40/YVTN/BNR-like repeat-containing protein produces the protein MRRMVGWGVGAALVLALVGCGRAPKAQTLSGDFHALQVLGSGTVLYGEHAGVRRSVDGGRTWAAPDGAGDAMALTRTRDGTVLAGHEVLKVSRDDGRTWTDLGFGNLPGRDLHGFAVDPGRPEVWYANVMGRGVFRTADGQDWTHLSDATAGASVLAAGPQLALYALDAQGLLVSPDGVTWTRRPDAPRGVHLDVHPDSGVLFLAGPDGAFRSTNQGRTWTSLALPEGARLIAVSPQNGDQLIAVGLSGAVYRSANGGGRWQ, from the coding sequence ATGAGACGGATGGTCGGCTGGGGGGTGGGGGCGGCGCTGGTGCTGGCGCTCGTGGGGTGCGGGCGGGCGCCGAAGGCGCAGACCTTGAGTGGGGACTTTCACGCGCTGCAGGTGCTGGGCAGCGGCACGGTCCTGTACGGGGAGCATGCGGGGGTGCGCCGCAGCGTGGACGGGGGGCGGACGTGGGCCGCGCCGGACGGGGCAGGCGACGCCATGGCGCTCACCCGGACCCGGGACGGCACGGTCCTGGCAGGGCATGAGGTGCTGAAGGTCAGCCGGGATGACGGCCGGACCTGGACGGACCTGGGGTTCGGGAACCTGCCGGGCCGGGACCTGCACGGGTTCGCGGTGGACCCGGGCCGGCCGGAGGTGTGGTACGCGAACGTGATGGGGCGGGGGGTGTTCCGCACGGCAGACGGTCAGGACTGGACGCACCTGTCGGACGCCACGGCGGGCGCGTCGGTGCTCGCGGCAGGCCCGCAGCTCGCGCTGTACGCGCTGGACGCCCAGGGTCTGCTGGTGTCGCCGGACGGCGTGACCTGGACCCGGCGCCCGGACGCGCCGCGCGGCGTGCATCTGGATGTGCACCCGGACAGTGGCGTGCTGTTCCTGGCGGGGCCGGACGGCGCGTTCCGGTCCACCAATCAGGGGCGGACGTGGACGTCCCTCGCGTTGCCGGAAGGCGCGCGGCTCATCGCGGTGTCGCCTCAGAATGGGGATCAGTTGATCGCGGTGGGGCTCAGTGGCGCGGTGTACCGCTCGGCGAATGGTGGAGGCCGGTGGCAGTAA
- a CDS encoding prolipoprotein diacylglyceryl transferase encodes MDPVFVQIGNFTIAWYGVLITLGIVAGVWLGTKMARERGLNVDLFNDMILWMIVWGLVGARLVFVATSWHQFENIPFPRVLLDIVNLRQGGISIHGGLIGGILVMLYYARRKGMDFYRYADLCVPGVAFGIIGGRIGNIMNGTDTVGRVTGWPVGFRWPDSARAFHDGMCIKNANPDMDLSQYCQRIGDQLVMTAPVHFTQLYGVIIGIILSVAAFFWLRSRIPGWAFWQFWLWYSILRAGWEETFRLNPLSPRAYLNQGLDAPGIGFFTDTHLISIPLILVSIWMLLRLRRRTAAVPV; translated from the coding sequence ATGGATCCGGTGTTTGTGCAGATTGGCAATTTCACGATTGCCTGGTACGGCGTGCTGATCACGCTGGGGATTGTCGCGGGCGTGTGGCTGGGCACAAAGATGGCGCGGGAGCGTGGCCTGAACGTGGACCTGTTCAACGACATGATTCTGTGGATGATCGTCTGGGGCCTGGTGGGCGCCCGGCTGGTATTTGTGGCCACCTCCTGGCACCAGTTCGAGAACATTCCCTTCCCCCGGGTGCTGCTGGACATCGTCAACCTGCGCCAGGGCGGCATTTCCATTCACGGGGGCCTGATCGGCGGCATTCTGGTCATGCTGTACTACGCCCGCCGCAAAGGCATGGATTTCTACCGCTACGCCGACCTGTGCGTCCCGGGCGTGGCCTTCGGCATCATCGGTGGGCGCATCGGTAACATCATGAACGGCACCGACACCGTGGGCCGCGTGACCGGCTGGCCCGTGGGCTTCCGCTGGCCGGACAGCGCCCGCGCCTTTCACGACGGCATGTGCATCAAGAATGCCAACCCTGACATGGACCTGTCGCAGTACTGCCAGCGCATTGGCGATCAGCTCGTCATGACCGCGCCGGTGCACTTCACCCAGCTGTACGGCGTGATTATCGGCATCATCCTGTCGGTCGCCGCCTTTTTCTGGCTGCGGTCGCGCATTCCCGGCTGGGCCTTCTGGCAGTTCTGGCTGTGGTACTCGATTCTGCGCGCCGGCTGGGAAGAAACCTTCCGCCTCAACCCCCTGTCGCCCAGGGCCTACCTGAACCAGGGCCTGGACGCCCCCGGCATCGGCTTCTTTACCGACACGCACCTGATCAGCATTCCCCTGATTCTGGTCAGCATCTGGATGCTGCTGCGGTTGAGAAGAAGGACAGCGGCCGTGCCGGTGTAG
- a CDS encoding response regulator transcription factor, with protein MPTVLIVDDDPAILEVLRVYLRAEGHTVLEAQTGPDAWALLPRADLAVLDWMLPGMTGVQLARGARAAGLSLPILMLTGRGEEDDKLLGLDGGVDDYVVKPFSPREVTARIRALLRRAGVHHTLTLGDLTINLRARDVHLAGVRVELSKLEFDLLSTMAQHPGMAWSRERLLERVWGPDFPGTERVVDVHITALRRKLGDPPDAPRFLETVRGVGYRFRDEDAPRAIPG; from the coding sequence ATGCCCACCGTCCTGATTGTCGATGACGACCCCGCCATCCTGGAGGTCCTGCGCGTGTACCTGCGCGCCGAAGGGCACACCGTGCTCGAAGCGCAGACCGGCCCGGACGCCTGGGCCCTGCTGCCCCGCGCGGACCTCGCCGTGCTCGACTGGATGCTGCCCGGCATGACCGGCGTGCAGCTCGCCCGGGGCGCCCGCGCCGCCGGGCTGAGCCTGCCCATCCTGATGCTTACCGGACGCGGGGAAGAGGACGACAAACTGCTGGGCCTGGACGGCGGCGTGGACGACTACGTGGTCAAACCGTTCAGCCCCCGCGAAGTCACCGCCCGCATCCGCGCCCTGCTGCGCCGCGCCGGCGTGCACCACACCCTCACGCTGGGCGACCTCACCATCAACCTGCGCGCCCGCGACGTCCACCTGGCCGGCGTGCGGGTCGAACTCTCGAAACTGGAGTTCGACCTGCTCAGCACCATGGCGCAGCACCCCGGCATGGCCTGGTCCCGCGAACGCCTGCTCGAACGCGTCTGGGGCCCGGACTTCCCGGGCACCGAACGCGTGGTGGACGTGCACATCACCGCCCTGCGCCGCAAACTCGGTGATCCCCCGGACGCCCCCCGCTTTCTGGAGACGGTGCGTGGCGTCGGGTACCGCTTCCGCGATGAGGACGCGCCCCGGGCCATACCGGGCTGA